A single window of Candidatus Methylomirabilis sp. DNA harbors:
- the bamE gene encoding outer membrane protein assembly factor BamE produces MKRSLSLLPAVILSTSFALAGCQTASVGPDEKLTVGQVQKEIRVGMSGAEVAQVLGSPNVVTTDELRREVWIYDKIATTSANSGYVGGLLTLVFVIPYGYSSSTTQQTLTVIVKFDEQKKVRDFAYHASRF; encoded by the coding sequence ATGAAAAGGAGCTTGAGCCTCTTACCCGCCGTAATCCTTTCCACATCCTTCGCTCTCGCCGGGTGCCAGACGGCCTCGGTCGGTCCAGATGAAAAGCTCACCGTTGGCCAGGTTCAGAAGGAGATCCGGGTCGGTATGAGCGGCGCAGAGGTCGCGCAGGTGCTGGGCTCGCCCAATGTGGTCACGACCGACGAATTGCGGCGCGAGGTCTGGATCTACGACAAGATTGCCACCACAAGCGCCAATTCCGGATATGTCGGAGGACTGCTGACCCTCGTGTTCGTGATCCCGTACGGATACTCGAGCTCAACAACTCAGCAGACGCTGACAGTCATCGTCAAGTTCGACGAACAAAAAAAGGTTCGTGACTTCGCCTACCACGCATCTCGCTTCTAG